TCTGTCGGGAACTTCCGGCGGTCCGGTCGGTCCGATGGATTTTTTCCTGCACTGTTCGCCCTCCGGCGGCCCGGTAGGGAGAAGCCTCCGCTTCCGCGGCGGGAGATGGGATCGGCGCCCCCGTCACGCCTCCAGGGAGGCGGCGAGATCCCCGATCAGGTCGTCCGGGTCCTCGAGCCCCACCGAAAGCCGGACCAGCCCGTCGGTGATCCCGCGGGCGCGCCGCTCCTCCGGCGGCATGGAGCCGTGGGACATGGTGGCGGGATACGACAGGATGCTCTCGACGCCGCCCAGGCTCACCGCGAGCAGCGGGATCCGCACGCGCTTCATGAACCGGTGCGCGGACGGACCGTCCGGGAGCTCGAAGGAGAGCACCGCGCCCGCGCCGGCCGCCTGCCGGGCGTGGACTCGGTGCCCGGGATGGTCCGGCAGGCCCGGGTAGTACAGATTCCGGATCTCCGGCCGGTCGGCCAGCCACTGCGCGATACGCACGGCGCCGGCCTGCTGGGCCTCCATCCGCGCCGCCAGCGTCTTGATCCCGCGGGAGACCAGGTAGGAATCCTGCGGCCCGAGGATCGCCCCGAAGGCGCGCTGGATGAACTTGAGGCGCTCGCCCACCTCCGCGTCCCGTGCCACCGCCACCCCCGCGATCAGGTCGCTGTGCCCGCCGAGGAACTTGGTGGCGCTGTGCACCACCACGTCGAACCCGTGCTCGATGGGACGCTGGAGGTACGGCGTCATGAACGTGTTGTCCACGATGGACAGTAGGCCGTGTTCCTTCGCCACGGCGGCCGCGGCGGCGAGGTC
This genomic stretch from Deltaproteobacteria bacterium harbors:
- a CDS encoding PLP-dependent transferase — encoded protein: MAADGSKLRTRILHHGADTDPHTGAAAIPVYQVSTFAQEDPVRLGKYEYARGENPTREALEHAVAALEGGATGLAFASGMAAICSVLLLFAPGEHILVGEDVYGGTFRALTTIFRRWGLKSTFVDASDPANLASAVLPETRAIFVETPSNPTLKITDLAAAAAVAKEHGLLSIVDNTFMTPYLQRPIEHGFDVVVHSATKFLGGHSDLIAGVAVARDAEVGERLKFIQRAFGAILGPQDSYLVSRGIKTLAARMEAQQAGAVRIAQWLADRPEIRNLYYPGLPDHPGHRVHARQAAGAGAVLSFELPDGPSAHRFMKRVRIPLLAVSLGGVESILSYPATMSHGSMPPEERRARGITDGLVRLSVGLEDPDDLIGDLAASLEA